The Mucilaginibacter terrae region ATTATTCATACTCGAGGTAAAAGCTTTATTCACAGCCTCGGTTTGAGGTCCGGGATATACGTACTCGATGATGGGGTATTTTTTAGCCGGGTCAAAATCAAACGGCTTATACATTACGCCATACAGATCAGTAATGCCATCATCGGCCTTAACTTTAAATGGCTCAGGAAATTTATATCCCGATGCCAGTAATGCCGACAGATCAGTAGATTCCAGATCCATTAACTTATGCCCGGCATTATCATACAAAACCGATTTTGGTGCAGCATTTACCCGCGATGCCGTATTGATGAAATAATGGCTATCATCGCTCATGCTTAACGTATTATCAAAGTTTCCGGGGTTAAGCAATTCAAGGTGCGAGCCATCTAAATTGATGCGGTACAGGTGCAGGTAATAAGGGTCTTGCGCCTCGCGGCCCGATGCGGTAAAGTACAGTACACGGTTCTTTTGGTCGATGTTTACTATATCCTCGCAATGGAAAGAGCCTGAAGTTATCTGATTTTTAAGTTTACCAGTTTCATCATACAAATAAAAATGAGCCCAGCCATCACGCTCAGACCATTGTACTAACTCTTTACCATCGTTAATCAATCCCGGACGGTTAATTTCCACGTAAGTGTTCATTCGCTCTTCTATTACTACCTTCACTGCGCCGGTATTAATATCAACCGTACAAACATCGATCTTCTTTAAATCGCGGCCGGTACGGTAAAAATAAAACTTGCTGTTGCTACCCAACCAAACCGATGGGCGAAACTCATCGTCTCTGTTTTTTTGCAACTGCGGCGCAGGCCAGGTAGATAGTTCCTGATCTTTAAACACGGCTACATTCAGCTTTTTCGAAGTTTTGGCTGCAAAATCAAACAATAACATCTCGCGCAAGGGAGCTTCTTTTTCACCAGGCATCTGGTACTTATAGGTTTCGAGTGTTGGGCGAGGCATGGCCACGCTGTTAATTACCCAAAAATCCTTCACCATACGCTGGTCGGTACGCATCAGCACAAAATGTTTGGCATCTGGCGACCATAGCACCTGTGCTCCCTTGCGTTTTTTGGCATTTTTTTCTCGCTCTACATTCGTTTCGTTGCCAAAGCTACTGCCGTATTCGTAGTTTTCTACCCCATCTTTAGTTAGCTGATGCTCTACAATCGTGCTGTCGTTTTCATCTTTTAAAGCTTTTTTATAATTGGCTTTATCCATCCAGTACAAGTTGTACTTTTTAGAGAAAATAATTGCCGAACTATCGGGCGCTATGCTGGCCCACATGGGTTTGGGTTTTACTTTTTCATAGTTCTTCAACTCAACCAGTTTTTGGTCTTGCAGGTTATATTGAAAGTAAAAGGTTTTCTTTTCAAGTGAATCGGCAGCCTTTTTATCCTTACGGTCTTTTTTAAGCTGCTCAACAGTACTTTTCAGTTCAAACTGGATAGTCTTTTCATCTTTTGTAAACTTGAGGTTTTCGATAGGTAAATGCTGGGCATCAAACGGATCTTTTACAATTAGTGTAATAGCTGCTGCCAGCTTTGCGTTATCAAACAAAACCTTTTTACTGCGAGATGAAGGGTCGACAATGTACCATTGCTTGCCGTTACCGGTTTCGTACATATACCAAAACCGATCTGAGCTCTTTAACCAATGCGCGTCGACCGAGGTGCTGAACACCATTTTACGGATTTTGGTCGGAGAGTACCGGGAAGCCAGCTGATAATTACCCTTAATTACAGGCTGTGCAACCACCGGGCTTTGCGCATAAGCCTGTGCGACAAGCAACGGAAGAGCGATAAGAGAGTACAGTTTCTTCATGTTTTGAGAATTGAAAAACGGAAGTTATTTTAAAATACGCACATAAAAAAAACGGGACAAAACTTTGCCCCGTTTGTAATGAAGTGTTTACAAAGCCATAGCAATTACTTTGTTTTAATGCGGTGATTTTTGAAATAGATGTAGGAGAAAACCATAGGTACCACAACCATCACTCCAGTTAACGATAAAAACACAATATTGGCCGCTCTGGCCGTTAAAAGTAAAGTGACTACGGTAATAATTAACCCGCCTGCAAACCAAACTTTACCAGCCAGGCGGTGTGTAGCAGTCCAGGTCTCTTCGCTTTCTAAAGTCCAGTGTGTACGTATGCCGGCAAAGTAGTTTGGTTTAAGGCTGTGCATAATATTACCTAAAAAAGCAAAAAACAATCCCAGCATAGGAAACAGTATTTTTTCAATTTGCAAATCACCTTCAGCAGCGGCAATAATAACTACATTAATGGCTGATAAAAACACCACTAAACCCAGTGCCATTTTTTGAAAAGTATCTGCACTATATTTAGCTTTTTGCTTAGGGTCAATTCGCGGCAAAAAATTAATAAGCAGGTAGGTACCTAAGGATGTAACTGCCATAATGCCTACCGGCACCAGCAACTCATTTGAATCGCCATAGCGGTCGGGTTTACCATCTAAACCAAAATGCAGTGCAACTTTGGCAGGCAACGCTGGGTATATGTTAATTAAATAAACTATGGGCATTAGCCAAATAGCAAACGCCGCAACATCATACCACGAAAACTTTTTCATAATGAGTTATTTATTAGGTGTAGTAAATTGCATTAACCATTTTAACATCTCGTCCATTACGGTGGTATTAAGCGAGTAGTTGATGAATTGCCCCTCTTTTACCGATACCACCAACCCGGCCTGCCGCAACAAATCGAGGTGGTGCGATATACTGGGCTTTGATATATTGAAACGCTCGGCAATTTCGCCGGCGGTCATATCTTTTTCCTTCAGCATTTCCAGTATCTCGCGCCTGGTATTATCATTAAGAGCTTTAAAAACTAAGTTCATTTAAGTATTTAGATAAATATCTAAATACTTTGTTACAAATGCAAATCAATTTCCCATAAAATAAAAAAGAGACACAACGTATTGTGCCTCTTGGTTATATATACTTTCGATAACTTACTTAGCCAGATACTTATAAACAGCCATTAAATCTTCATCTCCCAACCCCTGCTCCTGCGCGGCTTTAAAGCTTTCATATACCGGCGTGCTCAGCGGCGAAATGAGTTTCTGCTCTTTAGCGAGGCGCAGATCTTTGGCCATGTGTTTCAAGGCAAATGCCGCCGGAAACTGCCCGCTAAGAATAGATGGGGTTTTTAATTTGGTTATGGCACTGCCTACCGCACCTTCGTTTATAATGTTCAGCATGTCTTCGGGCTTTACGCCGTTGGTTTGTGCAAATTGCACGGCCTCGGCCAAGCCTTGTACATTTAGCGCCAAAAAATAATTTACAGCTAACTTAGCCGATGCTCCTGTACCTACTGCACCTAATAAAACCGACATTTTGCCTAAAACATCTAAAGCCGGCTTTGCCTTTTCAAATGCTTCGGCATTACCTCCAACGAGCATAATGAGGGTGCCATCCTGCGCTGGTTTTACACTGCCCGATACCGGTGCTTCCAAAAACCCGGCTCCTTTTACCCGGCATTGCTCATCTAAATGCCTGGAGGTTTCGGGCGATACCGTGCTTACGTTAATAAACAGCTTACCTGCAACATCACCAGCAAGCAGACCATCTTCAGAAGAGAATATTTCTTTTGATACGGCATCATCAGATACCATAACAAAAACGAGGTCGTTGCCAGCGGCTAACTCCTGCAGTCCGGCGGCCGATTTTGCTCCGGCTTCAATCACCTCCTGTTCTTTTTGCCGGGTACGGTTATAAACCTCGACAGGGTAACCTGCCTTGAGTAGATTTTTAACCATAGGGTTACCCATATTGCCTAATCCGGCCCAGCCTATTTTTTGTTTATTCATAGCAGCATAATAACGTTTTACAGCCAACAAATATTCGGTTTATAAGTTTAAGCATCAAGCTACAAAGGCAAGCATTTTGAAAAGTTTCAAAACCACTATATTACTAAGCCTTATAGCTGCACCTACTAATATTACAATAAAATATTACTAAAAGTGTTCCAAACACAACTAATACAATGCATCTAACGTATATTGTTGTGATTATACATCCAATTGTTTTTCCGCTAAAATACATATGCCTTATAACGGATTGAATAAAATCCGGTCGATGGAGAGATTTTTGGACCTTAACATCAGCCGCGAAGACGAGTTGCAGAATATTGTTACCCTGGCCGCCGAAACATGCCAGGTGCCTGCCGCATTTTTAGTTTTAGGCGAGGATGGCAAGATTGTTCAACACTCAAAGTTTGGCACCCTTGCCGAACACATTGCTGTTGAAAACAGTCTGTTAGACATCAACCTAAATGATAAGCAAGTTACAGTAATTGAGGATTTGCAATTACACACTGAATTAGCAACACATCCTTTAGTAAAAGGAACACCTCATTTTAGGTTTTATGCAGGCATTCCTTTAACTACCTATGATGGTAAAACTATTGGCGCATTATATGTATTGGGAGTTGAGGCTAAAAAACTATCAGAGCGTCGCAAGCGTATGCTCGAGCTGCTATCGCGGCAGGCGGTAACTATGGTTGAGTTTGAAATGAGCATTGATGTATTGCGCGAGCAATTCATGGAGGCCAAAAATTCGGAAAATAAACTCCGCTCGTTTTTCGAAAGCTCAAAATCGAGCCATTTGCTTATCGGCCTTAACATGGAAGTTATAACCTTTAACAAAACCTTTCATGACATTGCTTATATGCTGTTTGGCAAATCAATTACGGCCGGAGTAAAGGCAACCGATTTTATTTACCCGCCATATATTGCCGACTTTGAAAAAAATGTGCAAATAGCACTAAATGGTGAAAGCTTTAGTGGCGAAAGACAGGTTAAATTTAAAGATCTCGACCCTATGTGGGTTAAAATAAGTTATAACCCTACATACAATAGCGATGGCAATATTATAGGTGTATCATTTAACAGCACCGATATAACCCAACGCAAGCAAAACGAACAAAAAATACTTGAACAAAACGAAGCCCTGCGCAAAATCGCATTTATGCAATCACACCAGTTACGTAAACCCGTAGCATCTATTTTGGGCTTAATGAACCTGCTGAAACTTGAAGAAACCGAAGGCAACTCGGGAATTTTAAAGATGATGGAACAAACAGTGCTGGAGCTTGATGAAACAATACATGACATTGTAAAAAGCACAGAAACCAGCAGCCAACTCGACCATATTCCTAAAGATTATACTTTTTAACCGGTCTAATTTCTTGCCATTCCATTTTGTATGTTTGTTTAACCACAGCCCCAATTATGGAATTTACACAGCATCATCAGCCGCTCACCGTTGTTCAACGCTTAAAATCAATTATAGGTGGTTCATTGGGTAATTTGGTTGAATGGTATGATTGGTATGTGTATTCGGCTTTCTCGTTATATTTTTCATCGGCATTTTTTCCTGAAGGCGATAGTACGGCACAATTGCTAAATACGGCAGGCATATTTGCCATAGGCTTTTTAATGCGCCCGGTTGGCGGTTGGCTAATGGGTACCTATGCCGATAAGCATGGCCGCAAAAAAGCTTTAACGGCATCTATACTGCTCATGAGTTTGGGCTCATTGATCATCACATTTGCGCCGGGTTATAAATCAATAGGTATTGCTGCGCCAATTTTACTGGTGCTGGCTCGTATTATCCAGGGTCTTAGTGTTGGCGGCGAGTATGGTACCAGCGCCACCTACTTGAGCGAAATGGCAACCAAGCACAACCGCGGCTTTTACTCCAGCTTTCAGTACGTTACCTTAATTATGGGGCAATTGATAGCCTTGGGTGTGTTAGTTTTATTGCAACAACTATTTTTAACCGATGCTCAATTGCATAGCTGGGGCTGGCGTATACCGTTTGGTATTGGTGCTGTGCTGGCTATTAGTGTTATGTTTCTGCGAAGAAGCCTTCATGAATCGGCCTCGTTTAAAGCGGAAGAAAAAACCGAAGCACACGGCACCATCAAAGCCTTAATGCAGCACCCCAGGGCCGTGGCAACCGTTATAGGCCTAACTTTGGGCGGCACGGTAGCTTTTTACACCTTTACCACGTATATGCAAAAGTTTTTGGTGAATACATCGGGCTTTAGTAAAACTGAGGCTACCAGTATATCAACCTTTACGCTGCTGGCTTTTATGTTGTTGCAGCCTGTGTTCGGGGCACTATCTGACCGTATTGGTCGTCGACCATTACTTATTGCTTTCGGCTTGTTAGGCTCACTGGCTACTATTCCGCTTTTAAATACGCTTAGCCATACTACTGATGAATGGATGGCTTTCGGACTGATTTTTTTAGCACTGATTATTGTAAGCGGATACACCTCCATTAATGCCGTGGTAAAAGCCGAATTGTTCCCGGCAGAGGTACGGGCTTTGGGTGTGGGCTTTCCGTATGCCATTGCCGTTTCGCTATTTGGCGGCACAGCCGAATACTTTGCCCTTTGGTTTAAACAGGCAGGCCATGCCGAATGGTTTTACTGGTATGTTACGGGTTGTATTGCTGTCTCGTTGTTGATTTATGTGTTTATGAAAGATACGCATAAGCACTCTAAGATAGAGGCGCATCACGACTAAGCATTCCTCCTTTCACCTCTACATAAAAATACACATCTTTGCAGCATGAGTAAGCTGTGGCAAAAAACTACAAATGTTAACGAACTGGTTGAAAGCTTTACCGTAGGCCGCGACCGCGAATTTGACCGCCAGATGGCCGCCTTTGACGTGTTAGGATCATTAGCACATACCCAAATGCTGCAAACCATAGGCCTTATGAGTGCCGAAGACTTAGACCTGGTTCAGCGCGAGTTGAAAAGTATTTATGCCGAAATACAAGCTGATAATTTTGAAATTGAAGCCGGTGTGGAGGATGTACATTCGCAAGTTGAACTGCTCCTTACCCGCCGTATTGGCGATGCCGGTAAAAAAATTCACAGCGGCCGTTCACGCAACGACCAGGTTTTGGTTGACCTTAAACTTTTCTTTCGCGATGAGTTACAACAGGTTGTTGCTGAAATTGAGGAACTGTTTAACCAGCTTATTGAATTGAGCAATAAATATAAAGATGTTTTGCTACCGGGCTACACTCACTTACAGGTAGCCATGCCATCATCATTTGGTTTATGGTTTGGCGCTTATGCCGAAAGCCTGGCCGATGATATGGAACTGATATTAGCAGCTTATAAAATTACCAATAAAAACCCGTTAGGTTCGGCCGCCGGTTATGGCTCTTCGTTTCCGCTAAACCGTACTTTAACTACACAGCTTTTAGGTTTCGAGGCATTAAACTACAACGTAGTTTATGCGCAAATGGGGCGCGGCAAAACCGAGCGTATTATTGCACAGGCTTTATCATCGGTAGCTGCCACCTTAGCCCGTATGGCTATGGACCAAACCCTGTACCTAAGCCAAAACTTTGCCTTTGTAAGCTACCCTGAAAACCTGACTACGGGCAGCAGCATTATGCCGCATAAAAAAAACCCTGATGTTTGGGAAATTATGCGTGGCAAGTGCAACCGTTTACAAGCCCTGCCTAACGATATTGCCATGATGACCACCAATTTGCCATCGGGCTATCACCGCGAAATGCAGTTGCTGAAAGAACTACTGTTCCCAGCCTTTGCTGAACTGAAAAGCTGCCTGCACATGGCCAATTTTATGTTACAGCATATTGATGTAAAAACCAACATACTTGATGATTCTAAATATGCTTACCTCTTTAGCGTTGAAGAAGTAAACCGCCAGGTGCTGAATGGTGTGCCTTTCCGCGATGCTTACAAACAGGTAGGGCTGGACATTGAGCAAGGCAACTTCAATCCTGATAAAACGGTTAACCATACCCACGAAGGCAGCATTGGCAATTTAGGTAATGAATACATTACTGCGGCTATGGATACTGTGCTTCAACAATTTAAGTTTGATAAAACCGCGGAAGCTATTGAGAGGTTAGTAAGCTAAGGCTAACTCATTCGCCCCACCCAAACCCTCTCCGC contains the following coding sequences:
- a CDS encoding MFS transporter, with amino-acid sequence MEFTQHHQPLTVVQRLKSIIGGSLGNLVEWYDWYVYSAFSLYFSSAFFPEGDSTAQLLNTAGIFAIGFLMRPVGGWLMGTYADKHGRKKALTASILLMSLGSLIITFAPGYKSIGIAAPILLVLARIIQGLSVGGEYGTSATYLSEMATKHNRGFYSSFQYVTLIMGQLIALGVLVLLQQLFLTDAQLHSWGWRIPFGIGAVLAISVMFLRRSLHESASFKAEEKTEAHGTIKALMQHPRAVATVIGLTLGGTVAFYTFTTYMQKFLVNTSGFSKTEATSISTFTLLAFMLLQPVFGALSDRIGRRPLLIAFGLLGSLATIPLLNTLSHTTDEWMAFGLIFLALIIVSGYTSINAVVKAELFPAEVRALGVGFPYAIAVSLFGGTAEYFALWFKQAGHAEWFYWYVTGCIAVSLLIYVFMKDTHKHSKIEAHHD
- the argH gene encoding argininosuccinate lyase; the encoded protein is MSKLWQKTTNVNELVESFTVGRDREFDRQMAAFDVLGSLAHTQMLQTIGLMSAEDLDLVQRELKSIYAEIQADNFEIEAGVEDVHSQVELLLTRRIGDAGKKIHSGRSRNDQVLVDLKLFFRDELQQVVAEIEELFNQLIELSNKYKDVLLPGYTHLQVAMPSSFGLWFGAYAESLADDMELILAAYKITNKNPLGSAAGYGSSFPLNRTLTTQLLGFEALNYNVVYAQMGRGKTERIIAQALSSVAATLARMAMDQTLYLSQNFAFVSYPENLTTGSSIMPHKKNPDVWEIMRGKCNRLQALPNDIAMMTTNLPSGYHREMQLLKELLFPAFAELKSCLHMANFMLQHIDVKTNILDDSKYAYLFSVEEVNRQVLNGVPFRDAYKQVGLDIEQGNFNPDKTVNHTHEGSIGNLGNEYITAAMDTVLQQFKFDKTAEAIERLVS
- a CDS encoding autorepressor SdpR family transcription factor, encoding MNLVFKALNDNTRREILEMLKEKDMTAGEIAERFNISKPSISHHLDLLRQAGLVVSVKEGQFINYSLNTTVMDEMLKWLMQFTTPNK
- a CDS encoding GAF domain-containing protein, yielding MERFLDLNISREDELQNIVTLAAETCQVPAAFLVLGEDGKIVQHSKFGTLAEHIAVENSLLDINLNDKQVTVIEDLQLHTELATHPLVKGTPHFRFYAGIPLTTYDGKTIGALYVLGVEAKKLSERRKRMLELLSRQAVTMVEFEMSIDVLREQFMEAKNSENKLRSFFESSKSSHLLIGLNMEVITFNKTFHDIAYMLFGKSITAGVKATDFIYPPYIADFEKNVQIALNGESFSGERQVKFKDLDPMWVKISYNPTYNSDGNIIGVSFNSTDITQRKQNEQKILEQNEALRKIAFMQSHQLRKPVASILGLMNLLKLEETEGNSGILKMMEQTVLELDETIHDIVKSTETSSQLDHIPKDYTF
- a CDS encoding SdpI family protein; protein product: MKKFSWYDVAAFAIWLMPIVYLINIYPALPAKVALHFGLDGKPDRYGDSNELLVPVGIMAVTSLGTYLLINFLPRIDPKQKAKYSADTFQKMALGLVVFLSAINVVIIAAAEGDLQIEKILFPMLGLFFAFLGNIMHSLKPNYFAGIRTHWTLESEETWTATHRLAGKVWFAGGLIITVVTLLLTARAANIVFLSLTGVMVVVPMVFSYIYFKNHRIKTK
- a CDS encoding NAD(P)-dependent oxidoreductase; the encoded protein is MNKQKIGWAGLGNMGNPMVKNLLKAGYPVEVYNRTRQKEQEVIEAGAKSAAGLQELAAGNDLVFVMVSDDAVSKEIFSSEDGLLAGDVAGKLFINVSTVSPETSRHLDEQCRVKGAGFLEAPVSGSVKPAQDGTLIMLVGGNAEAFEKAKPALDVLGKMSVLLGAVGTGASAKLAVNYFLALNVQGLAEAVQFAQTNGVKPEDMLNIINEGAVGSAITKLKTPSILSGQFPAAFALKHMAKDLRLAKEQKLISPLSTPVYESFKAAQEQGLGDEDLMAVYKYLAK
- a CDS encoding S9 family peptidase, whose translation is MKKLYSLIALPLLVAQAYAQSPVVAQPVIKGNYQLASRYSPTKIRKMVFSTSVDAHWLKSSDRFWYMYETGNGKQWYIVDPSSRSKKVLFDNAKLAAAITLIVKDPFDAQHLPIENLKFTKDEKTIQFELKSTVEQLKKDRKDKKAADSLEKKTFYFQYNLQDQKLVELKNYEKVKPKPMWASIAPDSSAIIFSKKYNLYWMDKANYKKALKDENDSTIVEHQLTKDGVENYEYGSSFGNETNVEREKNAKKRKGAQVLWSPDAKHFVLMRTDQRMVKDFWVINSVAMPRPTLETYKYQMPGEKEAPLREMLLFDFAAKTSKKLNVAVFKDQELSTWPAPQLQKNRDDEFRPSVWLGSNSKFYFYRTGRDLKKIDVCTVDINTGAVKVVIEERMNTYVEINRPGLINDGKELVQWSERDGWAHFYLYDETGKLKNQITSGSFHCEDIVNIDQKNRVLYFTASGREAQDPYYLHLYRINLDGSHLELLNPGNFDNTLSMSDDSHYFINTASRVNAAPKSVLYDNAGHKLMDLESTDLSALLASGYKFPEPFKVKADDGITDLYGVMYKPFDFDPAKKYPIIEYVYPGPQTEAVNKAFTSSMNNVDRLAQLGFVVISVGNRGGNPGRSKWYHTYGYGNLRDYGLADKKATVEQLADKYPFIDITRVGITGHSGGGFMSTAAMLVYPDFYKVAVSESGNHDNSIYNRWWSEKHHGVKEIITPKGDTIFQYSIDKNQDLAKNLKGRLMLSTGDIDNNVHPAGTIRVANALIKANKRFDFVLLPGQRHAYGDMTEYFFWQKADYFVKYLLGDFSQPVDITEIERDVEQNNKRAAGTGGETAGQ